The Candidatus Poribacteria bacterium genome contains the following window.
TGACTGCCACAACTGCTAACACGAAAGTCAGGACTCTTCTATAACAGCCACTGAGTTTTTTGTTTGTACTCGCCATATCGGTTTAAATTTTTCCTTCGCGTATCGTTAGCGTGGCTTTCAATTTTTTGTTCCCGATAAACTTGTTGTCGTGTGTGTCGAAGAATTCAAATTCACCGTCCAGTACTTCAAAGACTGCGACATCCGCGAGGGTTCCAACTTTCAGATGACCGAGTTGCGCCTCACGTTGGATGGCTTTTGCGGCACTGAAAGTCGCCTTCTCAATCACTTCTTCCAGTGAGAGTCCCAAATGCATCAACTTCGACAGGACGGTCGGTAAATCGTAGACGGGTCCGTTGATGTTCCCTGTATGAAGATCGGTACTGATAACGTCAGAGATGAACCCCTGTTCCATGGCGCGTTGTGCGACCTCATAATGGAAACTGCCTGCCCCGTGTCCGACATCAAAGATAATACCGTCCTCGCGCGCCTTCCAGGCTTCAGGGATCACGCGCCCTTTCTCGTCAACAATGTTATCACCGTTGCCTTGGAAACAGTGGGTAATCACATCGCCCGGACGGAGTAATCGCAAAATATCAGGCAGCGGCACCCCCGCGCCAATATGACACATGACGGGCGTTTCTGCACATTCGGCGGCTTCAATGGCAAGTTTCAGCGGTTCAACCCCGTTATCGCCAACCTGCATTTTTCCCTGACGCACCTTGACCCCCACCGTCATATCACGATGCGCTTGTAAGGTCTCCGCAACACGCCCGGGATTGGCGTAAGCCATATCGTGCATTTCACCGACAGGTCCATAGACAAGCCCAATTCCAGAGATGTGGATATAGGTGAGGATGTTCGTCTGCGCAGGTTCGGCGATGAATTCACGGAAACCGGGGAACGTCACCCAACTTGGGCTGCCGGCATCGACAACGGTGGTGGTTCCGGCTGTTGGGCAAACCGCGTCGGCTCTGATGCCCCATGTCGTTACACCGTAATAGACATGCGTGTGGATATCCACGAGTCCCGGTGTCACGAATTTATCCTTAACATTGATGGTTTGCGTCGCTGCGCCTTCGGGAATGTCCTGTTCAATCGCAGCGATGACACCGCTCGTAATTGCGACATCTCGCCTTGCATTCAGATGCTGTGCGGGGTCAATGACGGTGCCACCTTTTAGTAGAATATCATAGTTCATTTCCGTACCCATTACTGCTTAGATGCCGCGTTTGTCTCCCCATATATCCACGTGCACACGAGGGGAATAGCGATAGCCGTTCTCTTTACAGAGATCCACCAACCATTCCTGTTTCTGCCGTAGCACGGTAGGTGTTGTCCCTTGCGGCATCAAGAGGATGGTCTCGGCGGGAATATCTATCTCCGTCTGTAAGGCTTGGATCTCTGCTAAATCTTCGGGTGTGTCCACGACAAATTTCACTTGGCATGGATACTGATCCAAAAACTTTCGGATAACGTCGGGACGAATGCGTCCACGTTCGTGACGTTTGAAAAACCGGTTGTCTGCTGGCGGATTAGAATTACGCAACTTAGGGCTCATGGAAATGAGGTGTGCGGGAACTGCTGCAAAAAGCGTGGCGTTCGTTTCAATGGTGATGTGATGCCCACGTTTATCCAGTTCACAACAGAGTTCCATCAATTCCCTCGCCTGAATAAACGGCTCTCCACCGGTAATAACCACGTGCTTACAGCGGTATTGCGAGATGGCGTCAACGCTTTCAGCAACAGAGATGTTCCGATCTTCCGGCTTCCAAGATGTGTAAGGTGTATCACACCAAACACATCTCAGATTGCAATAACTCGTTCGGAAGAAAACGGAGGGGACACCGATAAGTTGTCCTTCTCCTTGAATTGTATGGAAGAGTTCGCTAAATTTCATACTGCCATCCCCTCGCGCAGCGCTCAGTCAAGGTGATGTATAAGCTGACAACATCTTGTTAGGTCGGTCTTAGA
Protein-coding sequences here:
- a CDS encoding amidohydrolase/deacetylase family metallohydrolase — translated: MGTEMNYDILLKGGTVIDPAQHLNARRDVAITSGVIAAIEQDIPEGAATQTINVKDKFVTPGLVDIHTHVYYGVTTWGIRADAVCPTAGTTTVVDAGSPSWVTFPGFREFIAEPAQTNILTYIHISGIGLVYGPVGEMHDMAYANPGRVAETLQAHRDMTVGVKVRQGKMQVGDNGVEPLKLAIEAAECAETPVMCHIGAGVPLPDILRLLRPGDVITHCFQGNGDNIVDEKGRVIPEAWKAREDGIIFDVGHGAGSFHYEVAQRAMEQGFISDVISTDLHTGNINGPVYDLPTVLSKLMHLGLSLEEVIEKATFSAAKAIQREAQLGHLKVGTLADVAVFEVLDGEFEFFDTHDNKFIGNKKLKATLTIREGKI
- a CDS encoding 7-carboxy-7-deazaguanine synthase QueE, coding for MKFSELFHTIQGEGQLIGVPSVFFRTSYCNLRCVWCDTPYTSWKPEDRNISVAESVDAISQYRCKHVVITGGEPFIQARELMELCCELDKRGHHITIETNATLFAAVPAHLISMSPKLRNSNPPADNRFFKRHERGRIRPDVIRKFLDQYPCQVKFVVDTPEDLAEIQALQTEIDIPAETILLMPQGTTPTVLRQKQEWLVDLCKENGYRYSPRVHVDIWGDKRGI